From Kitasatospora sp. MAP12-44:
CGCCGTGGCCGGCGAGGCGGGCGACGGCGCGGAGGCCGTCCGGCTGGCCGCCGAGCACCGGCCCGACGTGGTGCTGATGGACGTCCGGATGCCCGGCATGGACGGCATCGAGGCCACCCGGCAGATCGTCGAGCAGTGCCCGGACACCAAGGTGCTCATCCTGACCACCTTCGACCTGGACGAGTACGCCTTCGCCGGGCTGCGCGCCGGGGCCTCCGGCTTCCTGCTGAAGAACGCCCAGCCGGACGAGCTGCTGAGCGCGATCCGCTGCGTGGCCGCCGGCGACGCCGTGGTCGCCCCGCGGATCACCCGGCTGCTGCTCGACACCTTCGCCTCGCACCTGCCCACCGACGGCGGCGGCCTGGCCCGCGGCGAGCAGGCCATCGAGGCGCTCACCACGCGCGAGCGCAGCGTGCTGGTCCAGGTCGCCCGCGGGCTCTCCAACTCCGAGGTCGCCGCCGAGCTCTACCTCGCCGAAGCCACCGTCAAGACGCACGTCAGCCGGATCCTGCTGAAGCTGGGGCTGCGCGACCGGGTGCAGGCCGTCGTCTTCGCCTACGAGAACCGGCTCGTCCGACCGGCCTGAAACGGCTCGCTGCCGGTCGGTCCGAGCGTCCCGAGTGCGAGAATCGGGCGATGAGCGACCAACTCACCACCCAGCAGCGTCGTACGGCCGCCCTGCGGGCCTGCGAACGGATCCTCTCCGACGGGCGGCCGGTGACGATGCGCGAGCGCCTGGCCGCGCTCGCCGCCCTCGACGGTCTGGACGCGCCGGGCGACTTCTACGGCGAGGGCGGCCCGGTACGCCGGCTGGAGGAACGGGTGGCCGGCCTGCTCGGCACCGAGGACTGCGTCTTCTTCCCCACCGGCACGATGGCCCAGCAGGTGGCGCTGCGCTACGGCGCCGAGCTGACCGGCCGCAGCGCCGTCGCCCTGCACCCGCTCAGCCACCTGGAGCGCCACGAGCGGCACGCGTACACCCAGCTCACCGGCCTGCGCGCACTCTGGCCCACGACCGCCTCGCGCCAGCCGACGGCCGCCGAACTCGCCTCCCTGGGCGAGCCGTTCGGCACCCTCACCGTCGAACTCCCGCTACGCGACGCCGGGTTCCTGCTGCCCAGCTGGGAGGAGCTGGTCGAGCTGACCGCCGCCGCGCGCTCCGCCGGCGCCCGGGTGCACTTCGACGGCGCGCGGATCTGGGACGCAACGGTCCACTTCGACCGCCCACTTGAGCAGATCGCCGCCCTTGCGGACAGCACCTATGTGTCGTTCTACAAGACCCTCGGCGGCATCAGCGGGGCTGCTCTGGCCGGCACCGCCGAGCTGGTCGCCTACGCCCGCCGCTGGCGCCACCGCTACGGCGGCAACCTCTACCAGCAGTGGCCCGCCGCGCTGGCCGCGCTCAGCGGCCTGGACGCCGAACTCCCGCGCATCCCCGGCTATGTGCGCCAGGCCCGGGTGGTCGCCAAGGCGCTGGCCGCCCTCCCCGGCGCCCGGATCAACCCGCTGCCGCCGCACACCCACCGGTTCCAACTCTGGCTCCCGCACCCGGCCAAGTCCCTGAACCAGGCCGCGCTCACCCTCGCCGAGGAGGACCGGGTCGGTTTCGTGGACCGCTGGCAGGACACCGCCACCCCCGGCCAGGCGATGGCCGAGGTGACCGTCGCCGCGGCCGCCCTGGAGTGGACTCCCGAGGAGGTCACCGACATCGGCGAGCACTTCCTCGCGCTGGCCCGCAAGTCCTGAGCCGTGCTTGGACCGACCCGCCTGCTTGGACCGACCGGCCTGCTTGGACCGACCGGCTCAGTACCGCAGGGCGACGTCCACCGAGGCGGTCACCGGACCGGTGAGGGAGCGGTTGCTGCGGGCGGTGGCGTGGGCGGTCTGGCCGGCGGCGAGGGTGGGGATGTTGACCACCACGGCGTCGACCACGGAGTCGGAGGAGTCCTTGAAGGTGATCTCGACCGTGTAGCGGTTGGAGTCGGTCTGGTGGTTGGTGACGGCCACCGGGACCTCGCTGCGGCCGTCGGAGGCGGTGAGCACCGAGCCGAGGGTGACGTCGCCGGAGGCGTCGAAGCCGCCCTGGATGCCCGCCACCGCCGAGGAGGCGGCCGCCTGCGCGGAGGCCGCCGCCGCGGCCGCCTCGGAGCTGAGCCCGCTCGCCGCTGAGGCCCCGGCGGAGGCGGCCTGCGAGGCCAGCGACTGGGCGGCGGACTGCGCGGCGGAGGCCAGCGACTGGGCCACGGCACCGGCCGAGGACGCTGCCGAGGACGCCGTGCTGCTGGCGCTGGAGGAGCAACCGGCCGCGCCCGCCGCCCCCAGCAGCGTCACCCCGGCCAGCAGTGCGGCGGAGGTACGGGGACGGCGAGCGGCGCGGCGGTGAGCGGCGCGGGGCGACTGGCGGACCATGAGCGGCCTCTTCCCTGGGATGCGGCGGAGATCCCCCTCACCCTTCGTCAGGTGCGGGGGCGCCGCCAGCCCGGCCGGGCATCCGAGGTACGCACTACGCACTACATGCTGAGGTAGACCGCGCTGCCGATGCCCATGACCATGCAGTAGATCGCGAACGGCGTCAGGCTGCGGGTCTCGAAGTACTTGGTGAGGAAGCGCACCGACACATAGCCGGCGACGAAGGCCGCCAGGCAGCCGGCGGCCAGCGGGCCGCGGATGCCGGCGTTCTCGGGCTTGAGCAGCTCGGGCGCCTTGAGCACCGAGGCAGCCAGGATGACGGGCGTGGCCAGCAGGAACGAGAAGCGCGCGGCGTCCTCGTGGTTGAGCCCGCGCAGGATGCCGGTGCTCATGGTGACGCCGGAGCGGCTGATGCCCGGGAGCAGGGCCAGGATCTGCGCGGACCCGATCCACATGCCCTGGCGCAGGCTCAGCTGCGCGAGCCGCTGGTCGGACTCGATGGCCGGGTCCAGGCCCGGGGTGTGCTCAACGTGCTGGCCGGCCCGCCGGCGCCC
This genomic window contains:
- a CDS encoding beta-eliminating lyase-related protein produces the protein MSDQLTTQQRRTAALRACERILSDGRPVTMRERLAALAALDGLDAPGDFYGEGGPVRRLEERVAGLLGTEDCVFFPTGTMAQQVALRYGAELTGRSAVALHPLSHLERHERHAYTQLTGLRALWPTTASRQPTAAELASLGEPFGTLTVELPLRDAGFLLPSWEELVELTAAARSAGARVHFDGARIWDATVHFDRPLEQIAALADSTYVSFYKTLGGISGAALAGTAELVAYARRWRHRYGGNLYQQWPAALAALSGLDAELPRIPGYVRQARVVAKALAALPGARINPLPPHTHRFQLWLPHPAKSLNQAALTLAEEDRVGFVDRWQDTATPGQAMAEVTVAAAALEWTPEEVTDIGEHFLALARKS
- a CDS encoding response regulator transcription factor, yielding MTIRVLLVDDQPLLRVAFTLVLDSQPDLAVAGEAGDGAEAVRLAAEHRPDVVLMDVRMPGMDGIEATRQIVEQCPDTKVLILTTFDLDEYAFAGLRAGASGFLLKNAQPDELLSAIRCVAAGDAVVAPRITRLLLDTFASHLPTDGGGLARGEQAIEALTTRERSVLVQVARGLSNSEVAAELYLAEATVKTHVSRILLKLGLRDRVQAVVFAYENRLVRPA